In Bosea sp. PAMC 26642, the DNA window GCGCGCTCGATCTCCTTTTGCCGGATATCGCGCTCCGAGGCGATGCGCGCGGAGCTGATTGCCTGCTCGTTGGCGATGCGGGCTTTCTCGATCAACTCGCGCGAGGCGATCTCGGCTTCCTCGACCGCCTGGGTGCGCGCGATCTCTTGCTGCCGAATGTCACGGTCGGACACGATGCGCGCCTCGCTGATCGCGCGCTCGTTGGAGATGCGGGACTTTTCGATCTCCTCGCGGGAGAGGATCAGGGCCTGCTCGGCCTCTGTGTCGCGGGCGGCACGCTCGCGGGCGATGTCCGCGCGCTGCACGGCGCGCTTGATCTCGATCTCGCGCTGCTGTTCGAGCCTTGCCGCCTCGCTGTCGCGCTCGATGTCGAGCGCCTGCCGCTCGGCTTCGAGATTGCGGGTGCGGATGCGGATCATCGAATCCTGCTCGATGTCGTTGCGCAGCTTCCGCTTGTCCTCGATCTCCTCGATGATCCGCGTCAGGCCGGCGGCATCGAAGCGGTTGGATGGGTTGAAATACTGCAGGTCGGTTTGGTCGAGGTCGGTCAGCGCCACCGATTCCAGCAGCAGGCCGTTCTGGTCGAGCGCCTCGGCCGCGGCCTCCTTGACGCGCTGGACATACATCCCGCGCTGCTCGTGCATTTCCTCCATCGTCATCTCGGAGGCGACGGTGCGCAGCGCCGAGATGAACTTGCCCGACAGCAGGGCATGGAGCTGGTCGGGCTGCAGCGTGCGCCGGCCCAGTGTCGCGGCGGCGACTGAGACGGAGTCCCGCTCCGGCTTCACCCGGACATAGAATTCCGCGTCGATATCGACGCGCATCCGGTCGCGGGTGATCAGCGCGTCGTTGCTGGCCCGCGTCACGGCGAGCTGCAGCACGTTCATGTTGACGGGAGTGACGTCATGGATGATCGGCAGCACGAAGGCGCCGCCATTGATCACCACACGCTCGCCGAACAGGCCGGTGCGGACGAAGGAGACCTCCTTCGACGAGCGCCGATACAGCCAGTTCACCAGATAGACGACGATGGCGATGACGATCACCGCCACGATCAGCCAGAGGATCAGCGATCCGATCAGCTGTCCCGTCATGTCCTCATCCTCCCGCCCGTAGCCTGGGTCATTTCGCTTTTCCGGCCTTGGTGGCCGGCTTCTTGACTGTGAGATCGCGGCCGATGCGCTTGAAGGCGCGAGTCTGTTCGCGGATCGCGACCTCGACCGGCAGGCGCTCCATCGAAGAGGCGCCATAGAAGCCGTGGCAGTGCCTGGTGTTCTTCATGATGAAATCGGCATCGGCGGGCTCGGCGACCGGGCCGCCATGCACGAGGATCAGCGCATCCTTCTTGACTGCCAGCGCGGCGGACGCCCATGCATCGACCAGCGCCGGGCAGTCGGCGAGCTTCAGCGCCGTCTCGGCGCCAATCGCCCCGCCCGTCGTCAGGCCGAGATGGCAGACGATGATGTCGGCGCCCGCCTTCGCCATGGCGCGCGCATCGGCCTCGTTGAAGACGTAGGGCGTCGTCAGCAGGCCCTTCGCGTTGGCGAGCGCGATCATCTCGACCTCGAGGCCGTAGCCCATGCCGGTCTCTTCGAGATTCTTGCGGAAGACGCCGTCGATCAGCCCGACGGTCGGGAAGTTCTGCACCCCGGCGAAGCCGATACGCGCGACCTCGTCGAGGAAGGCATCCATCCTGCGGAACGGGTCGGTGCCGCAGACGCCGGCGACGACTGGCGTGGACTTCACCACCGGCAGCACCTCGGCCGCCATCTCCATGACGATGGCATTGGCATCGCCATAGGGCATCATCCCTGACAACGAGCCGCGTCCGGCCATGCGGTAGCGTCCGGAATTGTAGATCACGATGAGGTCGATGCCGCCGGCCTCCTCGCATTTCGCAGACAGCCCGGTCCCCGCGCCGCCGCCCACGATCGGCTCACCGGCCGCGACCATCGCCCGGAAGCGCTTCAGCAGGGATTTCTTGTCGAAGCTGGCCATGGGAAACTTCATGCCTTCGCTGTCCGTTCGCGACGCCGGCCGGCGTGCAGGGCCTTGAACTCCCGCACCAGGGCGGCGGCGAAGGCCGGGTCGTTGATGTGGTGCGGGCAGCGGATCAGCTGCCGTGTCGCTGTCTGACGCACCGTCTGCTCCAGCGCCTGGAACAGGGCCGCATCCGCGGCGGGGTCGTGGAAGGGTTGGCCTGGTGCATCGAGCGCCGAGACACCCCGTTCGGGCAGGAGGAACCGCACGGGCCCCTCCATCGTGTTCAGCCGCTCGCCGATCCAGCGGCCCATCCGCGCATTCTCCTCCACCGTGGTGCGCATCAGCGTGATCTGCGGGTTGTGCGGATAGAAATTGCGGCCGCGATAGCGCTCCGGGACTGTTTCCGGGGCGAAGAAATTGACCATGTCGAGCGCGCCGACCGAACCGACATAGGGGATGCGCGTGCGGATGATCGCTCCGAAACGGTCTTCCGTCGCCGGCAGGAGCCCACCCATCATCATGTCGCAGATCTCGGTGGTGGAGACGTCTATGACGGCTCCGACCAGCCCTGAATCGACGAGCTTCTCCAGCGCGCGGCCGCCCGTACCGGTGGCATGGAAGACGAGCGGCTCCCACTCGGCCTCCAGTAGCTTTGAGACCTGCTGCACGCAGGGTGTCGTGACGCCGAACATGGTGAGGCCGACCAGCGGCTTCTCCGCCTCGCCACGTCGCGCCGCTGCGGGCTTCGTCAGTTCGGCCAGCCGCGCCTTGGCCATGGCGGCGATGGCGCGCGCGCCATTGCCCAGTACGAGCCGCGAGACCCGGTTCAGCCCCTGCACGTCCGTGACGGAATGCATCATGGTGATGTCGGCGGCGCCGACGTAAGCCGCGACATCGCCCGAGGCCATGGTCGAGATCATCAGCTTCGGCAGGCCGATCGGCAGCGCCTGCATCGCCGGCGTCACCATCGCGGTCGCCCCCGAGCCGCCGGCCGAGATGATGCCGAGAACGCCCTGCTGGCGCGGCAGCCAGGCCTTGAACGCCTCCGTCATTGCCGCGACCGCAGCCCCGCGATCGCCCGAGGCGATGCCGGCCGAGCCGCGCGGATGGGCGAGCGCGATCTCCTGGGGATTGACGTCGCCGCCCGCGCTGCGGCCCGACGTCGAGATATCGACCAGCCGCGCCCGCACCCCTTCTGCCTGGACGAGATCGCGGATGAAGCGCAGCTCCTCGCCTTTGGTGTCGAGCGTGCCGACGACGATGACATGGGGCTCGCCACTAGCTGAGGGTGCATGGCGTCTACCGTCGGCGACGCTCCGGCCGTCAAGCGTTGCCAGCGTCGGGCGCGAGATCGTCCGGGCTTGCGCCTCGATGCGCGCCGCCGGCACCGGCTGCGACCAGCGTGTCGGGATGACTGGGTTGGCGTTGTAGACTCGCATCGGCCCGGTCGGCGGGGAGGGGGCACGCGGTGCCCCGCCCTCGGGAGTCTCCGCGACGCTCGGCGCTCCGTCCGTCTCGTCATGGCCATGGCGGCCGACACCGAGCAGACGCTGCTGCAGTTCGCGGTCGCCCGCCAGCGTGGCCGAGGCGATGATGCGGTTGACCCGGCCATTGACCATGATCGCGACGGGGTCCGACATTTCCGTCGCGACGCCGATGTTCTGCTCGATGACCAGGATCGCGACGTCGCCCTGTTCGGCGAGCCGCACCAGCATGTCCTCGACATGGGCGACGATGACGGGCGCGAGCCCCTCCGTCGGCTCGTCCATGATCAAAAGGCGCGGATTCATCAGCAGCGCGCGGCTGATCGCCAGCATCTGCTGCTCGCCGCCGGACAGTTGCGCGCCGCCATTGTTGCGGCGCTCCGCCAGCCGCGGGAAGGCCTCATAGATTCGCTCAGGCGTCCAGGCGCCGCGCTTGCCGCGCTGCATCAGCCGCAGATGTTCGTCGACCGTCAGCGAGCGCCAGAGCCGGCGGCCCTGGGGCACGTAGCCGATGCCGAGCCGTGCGATCTCGGCGGGACTGCGGCCGGCGATCTCCTCGCCGAAGAAGCGGATCGAGCCGGAGCTGATCGGCACCAGCCCCATGATCGCCTTGCACATGGTCGTCTTGCCCATGCCGTTGCGGCCGACGACCGAGAGCACGCCGCTCTGCAGCGTGAGATCGACGCCCTGCAGCGCATGGGAACGGCCATAGAAGACGTTGAGCCCCGCGATCTGCAGGATCGGCACGCCGGCGCCCGGCGGGGCCTTCAGGCGCTCAGCCATGACCACCTCCGAGGTAGAGTTCCTGGACCTCGGGGTCGGTCTCGATCTCGTTGGGCGCGCCTTCCTTGAAGATGCGTCCGTTGTGCATCATCGTCACGCTCTCGACGACGCGCAGCGCCACATCCATATCGTGCTCGATGATGATGTAGCCGATATGGCTCGGCAGCGAGGTCAGGATATGGACGAGGTCGCGCCGCTCGGTCGGCGACAGGCCCGCCGCCGGCTCGTCGAACAGGATGAAACGCGGTGCGCCCGACAGCGCGAGTGCGATCTCGAGCTGGCGCTGCTGGCCATAGGCGAGTTCGCCGACCAGCCGGTCCTTCACGGGCGCAAGATGCACGGCCTCCACCAGCGTTTCGGCGGCATGAATCAGTGCATCGTCGCGGCGCGGGCGCAGCAGCGAGAAGCGGTTCCGCGAGACGCCCCGGCAGGCGAGATAGACATTGTCGAGGACCGACAGTCCCGAGAAGAGCGACGAGATCTGGTAAGTGCGGCGCAAACCGCGCCGGATGCGCTCCTGCGGCGGGAAGGCGGTGACATCTTCGCCGAAGAAACGAATGACGCCGGAACTCGGCGCGAAATCGCCCGTGATGCAGTTGAACAGCGTCGTCTTGCCGGCACCGTTCGAGCCGAGCACGGCGCGCCTCTCGCCGGGCTTCACCGAAAGCGTGATGTCGGTGAGCGCCGCCAGCGCGCCAAACAGACGCGAGACGCCGCGCAGTTCCAGCGCGTTGGCCGATCCGGCCGCCGTCAGGCGTTCGCGTGTGGCGAGCGCGCTCATGGCGAGCCTCCACCGGAGCCCATCTGGGTATTGCGGGCGTCGCCGCTACGGCGGTAGCGCTCGCGCAGCCTTTGCCAGATGCCGATCAGCCCGTCCGGCGAGAACAGCACGATGACCAGGAAGCCGAGGCCGATCAGCAACTGGTAGCGCCGGCCGTCGAGGCCGACGCCCTCCAGCACATCGAGCGCGAAGGTGCGCAGCAGGACATAGACCAGCGCGCCGATGAAGGGGCCGATGGGGCGGCTCAGGCCTCCGACCACCGCGATGATCAGCATGTCGACCACCGGGCCGACGCCGGCCGTGCCGGGTGAGATCTGGCGCTGGTACCAGACGAGAAGGACGCCCGCGCAGGCGGCGATCAGCGAGGCGAACGTGTAGGCCAGGATGCGGTGCGCGACGACATCGAAGCCCAGCGCCGCCATGCGACGCGGATTGTCGCGGGTTCCCTGCAGGGCCAGCCCGAAGGGAGCGCGGGAGACGTAGACGACGACGCCATAGGCCAGCGCCGCGCAGGCCAGCGTCAGATAGTAGAAGGGCAGACTCTGGCCCCATTCGACACCGAGGAAGGTGGGCGGCAGGATGCCGTTGAAGCCGCTGAATCCGTTGAAGATCGTATAGTTCTGCAGCGTCAGGTAGTAGAAGGCCGAGGCGATCGCGAGCGTGATCATGATCGTGTAGATGCCCTCGGTGCGGACCGAGAGCGCGCCGCTGAGGGTGCCGAACAGTGTCGCCACCAGGATTGCGACCGGAGCGGCGAGCCACCACGGCCAGTGCAGGCTGATCTGCGAGATCGCGCTGTCGCCCAGGATCGCGACGAGGTAGCCGGCGAAGCCCGCCACCGTCATCTGAACCAGGCTGACGATGCCGCCATAGCCGGCCAGAAACATCAGGCTCAGCGCGATCATGCCCAGGATCATCGCATAGGCGACGATCTGAATGAGCCAGAAGGAGCTCGCGATCGCGGGCATCAGGAGCAACAACCCGGCGACGATCCAGAAGGCCGTGCCCCGCCGACCCACCCAGTCGCCGAAGCTCTCGCGGGGGCGGGCGCGCTGCTCGAGGTTGAGGTCCGCGATCGCCATCATCCGCGCCTCGCCGCGAGGCCTTCGGGCCGCACCGCCAGGACCGCGACCATGATGATGAACGTCAGCATCACCGCATAGGTCGGCATGTAGACCGAGCCGAACTGCTCGGCGAGGCCGACGATGAGCGCGCCGATGGCCGCGCCCGGAATGGAGCCCATCCCGCCGACGATGACGACCACGAGCGAAGACAGGAGGATACGCGTGTCTTCGCCCGGCTGCAGCGACTGGAACGTGCCGCCGATGACGCCGGCGAGCCCCGCAAGCCCGGCGCCGAAGGCGAAGACCATGACGAAGATCAGTTGCACCCGCACGCCGGTCGCCGACAGCATGTCGCGATCGTCCACGCCGGCTCGCACCAGCATTCCGACCCGCGTGCGGTTCAGCGCGAGCCACATCAGCACGCCGAGGACGATCGCGCCGACGAGAATGGCGATGCGAACGAGCGGGTAGGTCATCATGACCGCCTCGCCATTGCTGCGCAGGGCCACGGCGAAGGGCAGCGTCACGGGCCCGGAGAGCCAGTCCGGCGTCGTCACCTGGAAGGTGTCGCCGCCATAGTTCCACAGCAGCAGATCGGCGAAGATGATCGAGAGGCCGATCGTGACCAGCGTCTGCCGGAGATCCTGGCCTTCCATCCAGCGGAACAGCAGCACCTGCATCAGGATGCCGACGATGGCCACGACAAGGAACGAGACCAGCAGAGCAACCAGCCAGGAGCCGGTCAATTCGCCGACGCTGTAGCCGAGATAGCCGCCAAACAGATACAGCGAGCCATGCGCCAGGTTGACGTTGCGCATCAGCCCGAAGATCAGCGTGAATCCGCTGGCGACGAGGAAATAAAGTGCGCCCAGCGTGATCCCGTTGAACAGCGCGCTGAGGAAAACGCGCTTGCGCCCAAACGCGGCCTCCATCCCCGGTGTCCAGATCGCGAAGACGAGCCAGAAGAGGATCGCCACCGCGAAGATGATGATCAGCGACCAGACGGGGCGGCGTGCGATGAAATCAGACATGGGCCGCCTGCATGAGATGGGCCACCTGCATCGGCGCGGGCCCGACCGTGCGCAGCACGCGGCGGTAGTCACGCGGCGCCATGCCCATATGGGCGGTGAAGAAGCGCGTGAAGACGCTCTGGCAGGAGAAGCCGAGGCGGTTTCCGATCCGGGTCACGGGATCCTGCGAGAAGACGAGCCGGTCGAGCGCAGCGTCGAGTCGGACCGTGTTGGCGAACACCGTCGGGGTGACGCCGACCTGTTGGCGGAAGAGCTTGAAGAAATGGGCACGCGACAGGCCGGCCTCCCGGGCGACACGTTCGAGCGCACCATCGTAGCTTGGATGGTCCTCGAGCAGCCGACAGGCGCGCAGCACGCGGCAGTCGAGCGCGCCCTCCGGCGAGAGATGGGCGAAGGAGGAGGCCAGATCCGGCTCGATCGGCTCGCTCGAAGCCTGCGCCAGCGCCATCAGCACCGGCTCGAGATTGAGGTCGCGGCGTGGAGACAGCAGCATCTCGACGACCTTGTCGCGCCAGGCGGCAAGCTCGCGGGTGACGACCAGCTCCGATGACGGAAAGACCAGCCCTCCGGCCGGAGTCATGCTCTGGGCTGCCAGCCACTCCGGCCTGAGATAGACGACGAGGAAGAGGCCAAAGCAACCGGCACTCTCCGGCTGGAAATTATGCGGCTCCCACGGGTTGATGGCGATGCCCATGAAGGGGTCGATGCGCGTGGAACGGCCACCGACGGTGACGAGCCCGCGCGATCCCTCCAGGAAGAAGATCAGATGGGCCTCGCGATGGGCGTGCAGCACCAGCGGACGGTCGAGATCGTAGATCGAAACCCGGCCGAACGGACCGTGACAGACCGCGACTGCGCGACTCATGGTGCCTCGCGAAAGAAAATCCGACGGCGGAAGCTCGGCCTCATCAGGCAAGCCGCCATCCTTGCGCCGCGAGATCGGCTCGCAGGCGCCTGGCGTCGGGACATGACAGGATCGAAGGGGGCGCGCATCTCGCGTTCCTCCCCCTTCGTCGCAGCGCTCAGGCGCCTATTTCTTGCATTCCGGGTTGGTCCGCGACGGCAGCCCCACCGCTTTGAACGCCTCGAGCGAGAGCCCCAGCGTCTGGGTCACGTCGGGAACCGCACGGACGAACTTGTTGGTCAGATCGCCGTTCGGCAGCTCCGCTACTTCGGTGATGAAGGTCGTGGCGATCGCCTGCCGGTTGTCGTCGAGTTTGATCTTGCCGTTGGGCGCATCGAGTTCGATCTTGGCGAGTTCGGCCCGCAGCTTGGCACCGCCATCCGAAATGTCGCCTTTGACCTTGTCCATCGCGATCGCCAGGGCCTTGACGGCATTGTAATAGTTTGTCGCGAACAGCGAGGGGCTGGCGAAGCGCTTGTCGGCCGGGAAGGCGTCCTGATAGGCCTTGACCCAGGCCTTCCAACGCGGATCGTCCCAGGCGTCGGCGACGCCGCCCGAAGAGGGCGTGCCCACCAGCAGACGCTTGGCGGCGCCCTTCGACGACAGCACGGTCTGGTCGACCATGATGGAGCCGCCGATGAACTTGGCCTTGCCGCCGGTCTGGCTGTACTGGTTCAGGAAGTTGACCGCGTCGCCCCCGCCCAGCCCGAGAAAGACGGCATCGACATCGTCGGGGATGTTGGCGATCACCGAGCCGAAATCCTTGGTGCCGAGCGGCACCCACTGGCGCTGGGTGATGTCGCCCCCTGCGCGGCAATAGCCGAGCGCGAAGCCGAAGACCTGCGTGTAGGGGAAGGAATAGTCCTCGCCGATCACGGCGACCTTCTTGAAGCCTTTGTCCTTGAAGACGTATTCGCCGAGACCGGCCATCCACATCGCGCCGTCGCTGTTGAAGCGGAAGAAGTTCGGCGAGGGATTGACGAAGGTGGTCTCGAGCGCGCCCGACGAGCCGTTGATCATGACGAGATTGGGCACCGTCTTGCTGTAATCGCGCATGGCGATGCCCTCGGAGCCGGAAAGCGGCCCGATGATGAGCTGCACCTTGTCCTGCTCGACCAGCTTGCGCGCAGCGCGCAGCGCGGAATCCGGGCTGGCGTCCGTGGACGTGATAATGAGTTCGAACTCGCGGCCCGCGAGCTTGTTGCCGAGTTCCTTGGCCGCGATCTGGACGCCGCGAACGCCATCCTCGCCGCCGGACGTCAAAGCGCCCGACAGCGTCGCCATCACACCGATCTTGAGTTTTTCCTGGGCATTGGCGACCGCTGAGGCCGCCACGAGACTGCAAACCGCGACAGCGGCCATAAGCGTCTTACGCATCGTATTCCTCCCTGCGTGCTAGCTGCGCCGAAGGTTCCTACGGCGAAGCCGGTGGCGGCTTTTTGATCCGCTCTAAACGCACGGTAACATAGTGCGAGACGCTGCCAAGGTCATGGATATTGCGCTGGGTCTGCTTTTTGGCTCCAGTCGCGGCCCTGAAGTTAGCATCGACTCCGCGTGAAC includes these proteins:
- a CDS encoding phosphoenolpyruvate hydrolase family protein, which gives rise to MKFPMASFDKKSLLKRFRAMVAAGEPIVGGGAGTGLSAKCEEAGGIDLIVIYNSGRYRMAGRGSLSGMMPYGDANAIVMEMAAEVLPVVKSTPVVAGVCGTDPFRRMDAFLDEVARIGFAGVQNFPTVGLIDGVFRKNLEETGMGYGLEVEMIALANAKGLLTTPYVFNEADARAMAKAGADIIVCHLGLTTGGAIGAETALKLADCPALVDAWASAALAVKKDALILVHGGPVAEPADADFIMKNTRHCHGFYGASSMERLPVEVAIREQTRAFKRIGRDLTVKKPATKAGKAK
- a CDS encoding ABC transporter permease, which encodes MAERLKAPPGAGVPILQIAGLNVFYGRSHALQGVDLTLQSGVLSVVGRNGMGKTTMCKAIMGLVPISSGSIRFFGEEIAGRSPAEIARLGIGYVPQGRRLWRSLTVDEHLRLMQRGKRGAWTPERIYEAFPRLAERRNNGGAQLSGGEQQMLAISRALLMNPRLLIMDEPTEGLAPVIVAHVEDMLVRLAEQGDVAILVIEQNIGVATEMSDPVAIMVNGRVNRIIASATLAGDRELQQRLLGVGRHGHDETDGAPSVAETPEGGAPRAPSPPTGPMRVYNANPVIPTRWSQPVPAARIEAQARTISRPTLATLDGRSVADGRRHAPSASGEPHVIVVGTLDTKGEELRFIRDLVQAEGVRARLVDISTSGRSAGGDVNPQEIALAHPRGSAGIASGDRGAAVAAMTEAFKAWLPRQQGVLGIISAGGSGATAMVTPAMQALPIGLPKLMISTMASGDVAAYVGAADITMMHSVTDVQGLNRVSRLVLGNGARAIAAMAKARLAELTKPAAARRGEAEKPLVGLTMFGVTTPCVQQVSKLLEAEWEPLVFHATGTGGRALEKLVDSGLVGAVIDVSTTEICDMMMGGLLPATEDRFGAIIRTRIPYVGSVGALDMVNFFAPETVPERYRGRNFYPHNPQITLMRTTVEENARMGRWIGERLNTMEGPVRFLLPERGVSALDAPGQPFHDPAADAALFQALEQTVRQTATRQLIRCPHHINDPAFAAALVREFKALHAGRRRERTAKA
- a CDS encoding ABC transporter ATP-binding protein: MSALATRERLTAAGSANALELRGVSRLFGALAALTDITLSVKPGERRAVLGSNGAGKTTLFNCITGDFAPSSGVIRFFGEDVTAFPPQERIRRGLRRTYQISSLFSGLSVLDNVYLACRGVSRNRFSLLRPRRDDALIHAAETLVEAVHLAPVKDRLVGELAYGQQRQLEIALALSGAPRFILFDEPAAGLSPTERRDLVHILTSLPSHIGYIIIEHDMDVALRVVESVTMMHNGRIFKEGAPNEIETDPEVQELYLGGGHG
- a CDS encoding branched-chain amino acid ABC transporter permease, which translates into the protein MAIADLNLEQRARPRESFGDWVGRRGTAFWIVAGLLLLMPAIASSFWLIQIVAYAMILGMIALSLMFLAGYGGIVSLVQMTVAGFAGYLVAILGDSAISQISLHWPWWLAAPVAILVATLFGTLSGALSVRTEGIYTIMITLAIASAFYYLTLQNYTIFNGFSGFNGILPPTFLGVEWGQSLPFYYLTLACAALAYGVVVYVSRAPFGLALQGTRDNPRRMAALGFDVVAHRILAYTFASLIAACAGVLLVWYQRQISPGTAGVGPVVDMLIIAVVGGLSRPIGPFIGALVYVLLRTFALDVLEGVGLDGRRYQLLIGLGFLVIVLFSPDGLIGIWQRLRERYRRSGDARNTQMGSGGGSP
- a CDS encoding branched-chain amino acid ABC transporter permease, which produces MSDFIARRPVWSLIIIFAVAILFWLVFAIWTPGMEAAFGRKRVFLSALFNGITLGALYFLVASGFTLIFGLMRNVNLAHGSLYLFGGYLGYSVGELTGSWLVALLVSFLVVAIVGILMQVLLFRWMEGQDLRQTLVTIGLSIIFADLLLWNYGGDTFQVTTPDWLSGPVTLPFAVALRSNGEAVMMTYPLVRIAILVGAIVLGVLMWLALNRTRVGMLVRAGVDDRDMLSATGVRVQLIFVMVFAFGAGLAGLAGVIGGTFQSLQPGEDTRILLSSLVVVIVGGMGSIPGAAIGALIVGLAEQFGSVYMPTYAVMLTFIIMVAVLAVRPEGLAARRG
- a CDS encoding helix-turn-helix transcriptional regulator; the encoded protein is MSRAVAVCHGPFGRVSIYDLDRPLVLHAHREAHLIFFLEGSRGLVTVGGRSTRIDPFMGIAINPWEPHNFQPESAGCFGLFLVVYLRPEWLAAQSMTPAGGLVFPSSELVVTRELAAWRDKVVEMLLSPRRDLNLEPVLMALAQASSEPIEPDLASSFAHLSPEGALDCRVLRACRLLEDHPSYDGALERVAREAGLSRAHFFKLFRQQVGVTPTVFANTVRLDAALDRLVFSQDPVTRIGNRLGFSCQSVFTRFFTAHMGMAPRDYRRVLRTVGPAPMQVAHLMQAAHV
- a CDS encoding ABC transporter substrate-binding protein translates to MRKTLMAAVAVCSLVAASAVANAQEKLKIGVMATLSGALTSGGEDGVRGVQIAAKELGNKLAGREFELIITSTDASPDSALRAARKLVEQDKVQLIIGPLSGSEGIAMRDYSKTVPNLVMINGSSGALETTFVNPSPNFFRFNSDGAMWMAGLGEYVFKDKGFKKVAVIGEDYSFPYTQVFGFALGYCRAGGDITQRQWVPLGTKDFGSVIANIPDDVDAVFLGLGGGDAVNFLNQYSQTGGKAKFIGGSIMVDQTVLSSKGAAKRLLVGTPSSGGVADAWDDPRWKAWVKAYQDAFPADKRFASPSLFATNYYNAVKALAIAMDKVKGDISDGGAKLRAELAKIELDAPNGKIKLDDNRQAIATTFITEVAELPNGDLTNKFVRAVPDVTQTLGLSLEAFKAVGLPSRTNPECKK